TCCACTGCTCTTTTACAGCCAACCAATGCAGTCGGTCGAAATCACGCGCAGGAGCCGTCAGGTAATTAATTGTGCCCGCGGTGACGACTTGAAGTAAGCTCTGGTAGGCGGCGTCGGCGTAGGCGGCGGCGGCGGCGGCGGCGGCGCGGGCGGCGGCGTAGGCGGCGGCGTAGTCGGCGTCGGCGGCGCGGGCGGCGGTCTGCTCCGCAACGCTAACAGCCTTGTCAAGTGCAAGCAAGTGATGCTTGGGAGCCGTCTTCCAGAACTTCTTGACGATCGGAAGTACGCGGCGGGCGCAGCGAGCCGCAAACGCCACTCGCGCCCACCGCGGGAGCTTTGCGATCTCTTCTCTTGTCACAACGAGAGGACGGTTCGGATCAACAGTCGGTTTCGGCACCCAATCGGCACCCACAAACGGTTCGTCCTTCCACAGTTCGTAGAACGCGGGATTGTTCCAAGCTTCTTCCGCGCGACGAAGATCCTCATCCGAGGGCAGCGGAATGGGCTTCCCGGTCGCACGGCCCGCAGTCACGCACCCTTCGTAGTCGAAGGCGTCGGTGACGGGATGTTGGGGGCCGCTCATATCGAAAGCCTCATCGCGGTCAGTTGGGCGCCGGCCACACCATCAGGATACTCGAAGTACACAAGATCGTAGTAGTGCGGATCGGGGCCGATTCGGGTCATCCCGCAACGGTTGTAGAAGTCTTCAGCTTGCGGCAGCGAGTGCAAACCCACCCGCCCACAGGCCGTCGCGCCGATGCTCATCCGCATGGCCTCACCGAGCAAAACTGCTCCGACACCCCCGAACCGCGGCGCGCGAACCACTGGTCGGCGCCGATTTATCGGTACGCGGGTATTTCACGGAGCGACTTCGACATAGTCGAGGTACAGCACCCACTCCGACGGAGAAAGTCGTGACGGGCGAAGAAAATTCTCAACCGCCATAATGCCTTGAACCTGCCCGTCACATTCGACAACAACCAGGGTGTGCCAGTGTGGTTGTCGCGCAATCTTATTCCGCCAGTCCCAATGCCCACTTTCGAGTGTTTCGCCGTGCTCACGCAGATCCGCTACCAGTTGCTCCCGCTCCGGTGCCCAAACGGCCTCGATCGCTTCGAGGTGCGATACCGGAAACCCGCGCGTAACTGTAACCGGGACGTACCCCGGTGGTGAGAGACGGGTATCAATCAGGCGCGGGGGTGGATTAAACGGACGCGACGAGTGCGGTGACGGGTTCATGGGCAGTGATTCCGACCTTCGCTGGAACAGCCTCTGAAGACGTTCTACCGATGGTCGGCACACATCGCAAGGTAACACGCCCGATTGCACCGCCCGCTGGGATAATCCCGGAGCCTTGACCTTCTCGTGAATGAGTTTGGCGAGCTATTCGAGGAACTCGAAATACTCCGTTCCCACGATCTCCTTCACGCGGCGTGCCGAAGCTCACATAAAGTAAACCGCACCTGATTGGTGAGAAGTTCCGCGCGCCCCCGGTACCGCCTCACCGTTGAATCCGCAGGAGCCGAGCATGGACGTTTTCCGATTCGTGAAGCGCGCAATGAAGAGCAACGACCCGACCCGCCGGTACATGCTCGTGACGGGTGACGGCACTCGCGCCGGGGACATTGAGGTGATTCCACCGGCACATGGCACAGTTCGGCTCGATGTGGTTCTGCGCCCGGTTCTGTCCGATGCCGCGCGGGAAGACGCCCTGAACACGACACGCCGGTTCCTGGACGAACTGGCCGGCGGATGGGGCGTGCAGTTGGACGAAGGATCGGGTACGAGTGGGTTGGCGGAACAGCCGGACGGGAACTACCGGGTCCAGATCGAATACCGCGTCATTTGATCGATACACGTCCCGACGAACCCATTCTCCGCATGCAACTATCTACAATTGGATGGCGTACTTCGCGGGAGAAACGGAATGGGCGGTTCGACGGCACCGGGTGAACACCACGCCTCCACAAACTGGCGGTTCGATAACACGTATTCGCGACTGCCGGACACACTCTTCGCCGCGGCCGAGCCGGTCCGAGTGCGCGAGCCGCGTGTGGCGATTTTGAACTACAGACTGGCGGCCGAACTCGGCCTCGATCTCGGTGCGTTGGGGGAAGAAACCGCTGCAGCGCTGTTCGCGGGCCAAGACCTGCCGCCCGGTTCCCACCCCATCGCACAAGCCTACGCCGGGCACCAGTACGGCGGGTTCACCATGCTCGGCGACGGCCGCGCCATCCTGATTGGTGAGCACCGCACGCCGTCGGGGGCACTCGTCGACATCCAGTTGAAGGGGCCGGGGCGCACGCGGTTCTCGCGCGGCGGGGACGGGCGCGCGGCGCTCGGGCCAATGCTCCGCGAGTACGCCATCAGCGAGGCGATGGCGGCACTGGGCGTACCCACGACGCGGAGCCTGGCAGTCGTCACCACCGGCGAGCCGGTTTACCGGACGACACCGCTAAAGGGTGCCGTTCTGACTCGTGTGGCCGCGAGCCACATCCGCGTCGGCACGTTCGAGTACGCGGCACGTCGGGACCAGGAACTCTTACAGGCATTGGCCGATTACACCATCGAGCGGCACTACCCGGAATTGGCCGGCGCACCACAGAAATACCTCGCGTTCTTCCGCGCGGTTGCGGATCGGCAGGCCGCGCTCGTTGCTCGTTGGATGCTCATCGGGTTCGTTCACGGGGTGATGAACACCGACAACGTGGCGGTCTCCGGGGAGACGATCGACTACGGCCCGTGTGCGTTCATGAACACCTACGATCCCGCAACGGTATTCAGTTCGATCGACAGCGGCGGCCGGTACGCCTACGGGAACCAGCCCAATATCACGCAGTGGAACTTGGCCCGATTCGCCGAAACCCTGTTGCCACTCATCGATTCCGATCCGCAGAAATCGATCCCTGCAGCCACAGAAGTTCTGGAAGAGTTCCCGGCCGTCTTCGAGAAGAACTGGCTCGGCGGAATGCGAAAGAAGCTCGGCCTCCAAACTGCCGAAGCGACAGACGCCGAACTGATCCAGGAGCTGCTCGGCTGGATGCAGAAGACCCGCGCGGACTACACCAATACGTTCCGGGATCTGTCCTCGATGGCGGAACCTGTCGGCGTGCAGTATCAGGGCGCGGATTTCCGCGCGTGGTACGCGCGGTGGCAGGACCGGCTCGGCGATCAGAAGAGTGAGGCGGTCGCGCTGATGCGAACCGTGAACCCAGTTGTCATCCCGCGGAACCACCGGGTCGAGGAAGCACTAGCAGCGGCAGAAGAGCGCGGCGACCTGTCGGTACTGCGCCGGCTACTAGACGCGCTGGTGACGCCGTATGACGAGCGGTCCGAACACGTCCAGTACCGAGAACCGCCTACCGACGAGTCCGGCTACCGGACGTTCTGCGGGACATAGTGCGAACTACGAGCGTGCCCGTTCACTCGCAGGGATCACGTGACTCCGCCTGCTCTATCGATGCGGGTTCGTCCCCACTGCGATAACCGTCGCACCGCGCCATCGGCTGGCGCGGGTACTTGGGGTAATCGGGGTTCGAGGCGGCTAATTGACAGAGCAAGAAGCGCGACCGCGCGGTGCGGATCTCCCGCATGTTCGCGCACGATTCACAAAGGCTCGGGGGCACGGCTCGTACTCGCAAAAGAACCCGTATCGCTCTGGTACGAACGGCGGGTTCGATAAAGGGTAACACGACGGGCGCCCCAATAATGATAGAGCCGAACAGTACCAGCGCGACCCAGGGCGGCGTATGAACCGGATCGTAATCGTGACCGGCGGGGGCCGGGGTATCGGGGCCAGCACGTGTCGCCTGGCGGCCGAGCGCGGGTTCGCCGTGTGTGTGAACTACCGTGCGAACCAGAGCGCGGCCGACGCGGTTGCTGCCGAATGCAAACGCGCAGGGGTTCGGGCCATTACGGTTCAAGCGGATGTCGCCGTGGAAGCGGACGTGGTTCGCCTGTTCGAGACGGTGGACCGCGAGTTGGGGCGGGTGACGGCACTGGTAAACAACGCCGGTATCCTCGAACAGCAGACGCGGGTCGAGCACATGGACGCGGCGCGTATCGCCCGGGTGTTCGGGGCGAACGTTACCGGGTCGTTCCTGTGCTGCCGCGAGGCCGTGCGCCGCATGTCTACGGCACGCGGGGGAGCGGGCGGCGCGATCGTGAACGTGTCGTCGGTGGCAGCGCGGGTCGGTTCCCCGGGCGAGTACGTGGACTACGCTGCCGCGAAGGGGGCGATCGACACGCTGACCCTCGGGTTGGCGAAGGAAGTGGCGGAAGAGGGCATTCGGATCAACGCGGTGCGGCCCGGGTTCATCTACACCGACATCCACGCGAGCGGCGGGGAACCGGGCCGCGTGGACCGGGTGAAGCAGTTCGTCCCGATGAAGCGCGGCGGGCAACCGGAGGAAGTCGCCGCCGCGATCTTGTGGCTCCTGTCCGACGAAGCGTCCTATGCCACCGGCACGTTCATCGATCTGGCGGGCGGGCGCTGACGGCGCCGTTCGCCCGCTCAGTAGCGCGCCGTTACGCCGCGCGCTGGTCCGCCGGGACGAGCCAGCGCCGGATTCGCTCCAGTTCGCCGGCCCAGTCGGGCGACAGGCGCACGGTCAG
This region of Gemmata massiliana genomic DNA includes:
- a CDS encoding protein adenylyltransferase SelO, whose protein sequence is MGGSTAPGEHHASTNWRFDNTYSRLPDTLFAAAEPVRVREPRVAILNYRLAAELGLDLGALGEETAAALFAGQDLPPGSHPIAQAYAGHQYGGFTMLGDGRAILIGEHRTPSGALVDIQLKGPGRTRFSRGGDGRAALGPMLREYAISEAMAALGVPTTRSLAVVTTGEPVYRTTPLKGAVLTRVAASHIRVGTFEYAARRDQELLQALADYTIERHYPELAGAPQKYLAFFRAVADRQAALVARWMLIGFVHGVMNTDNVAVSGETIDYGPCAFMNTYDPATVFSSIDSGGRYAYGNQPNITQWNLARFAETLLPLIDSDPQKSIPAATEVLEEFPAVFEKNWLGGMRKKLGLQTAEATDAELIQELLGWMQKTRADYTNTFRDLSSMAEPVGVQYQGADFRAWYARWQDRLGDQKSEAVALMRTVNPVVIPRNHRVEEALAAAEERGDLSVLRRLLDALVTPYDERSEHVQYREPPTDESGYRTFCGT
- a CDS encoding SDR family oxidoreductase, yielding MNRIVIVTGGGRGIGASTCRLAAERGFAVCVNYRANQSAADAVAAECKRAGVRAITVQADVAVEADVVRLFETVDRELGRVTALVNNAGILEQQTRVEHMDAARIARVFGANVTGSFLCCREAVRRMSTARGGAGGAIVNVSSVAARVGSPGEYVDYAAAKGAIDTLTLGLAKEVAEEGIRINAVRPGFIYTDIHASGGEPGRVDRVKQFVPMKRGGQPEEVAAAILWLLSDEASYATGTFIDLAGGR